In Piscinibacter sp. HJYY11, one genomic interval encodes:
- a CDS encoding DUF1501 domain-containing protein, whose product MDRRQLLALGGLAFPALGWAQSAASAAGRVLVLVELKGGNDGLNTVVPYAHPTYAQLRPSLALKADEVLRLDGALGLHPSLAPLIPMWEKRELVVLLGLGYPQPNLSHFRSIEIWDTASRATEYLDEGWVARAMSAGLRQSQRHTTEGVAIGSASLGALSGANAISLTNAEAYVNQARLLRPANAQGNAALEHVLRVESGVLQAADGLRGQAVTMATEFPPHTFGQAVRATCQIVAGQKGRGGVPVFHLTHGSFDTHRGQLGTHANLLKQLAEGLAALKAGLEQAGAWERTLVVTYSEFGRRARQNQSGGTDHGTAAPHFVLGGAVKGGTVIGTMPDLDRLDGSQNLVHTADFRQLYATIARRWWGVNPEPVVRGTFDLLPFLEV is encoded by the coding sequence ATCGATCGACGACAACTCCTCGCGCTCGGCGGCCTGGCGTTCCCGGCACTGGGCTGGGCCCAGTCGGCCGCGTCAGCCGCCGGCCGGGTGCTGGTGCTGGTGGAGCTGAAGGGCGGCAACGACGGCCTCAACACCGTCGTGCCCTACGCCCACCCGACCTATGCGCAGCTGCGCCCGAGCCTCGCGCTGAAAGCCGATGAGGTGCTGCGGCTCGACGGTGCGCTCGGCCTGCACCCGTCGCTCGCGCCGCTGATCCCGATGTGGGAGAAGCGTGAGCTCGTCGTGCTGCTCGGCTTGGGCTACCCGCAGCCGAACCTGTCGCACTTCCGCTCCATCGAGATCTGGGACACCGCCTCGCGCGCCACCGAGTACCTCGACGAAGGCTGGGTCGCCCGCGCGATGTCGGCCGGCCTGCGGCAGAGCCAGCGCCACACCACCGAGGGCGTGGCCATCGGCAGCGCGAGCCTCGGGGCGTTGAGTGGTGCCAACGCGATCTCGCTCACCAACGCCGAAGCCTACGTCAACCAGGCCCGGCTGCTGCGGCCGGCGAATGCGCAGGGCAACGCGGCGCTCGAGCACGTGCTGCGTGTCGAATCGGGCGTGTTGCAGGCGGCCGATGGCCTGCGCGGCCAGGCGGTGACGATGGCGACCGAATTCCCGCCGCACACCTTCGGCCAGGCGGTGCGCGCCACCTGCCAGATCGTGGCCGGACAGAAGGGCCGGGGCGGCGTGCCGGTGTTCCACCTCACGCACGGGAGCTTCGACACGCACCGAGGCCAGCTGGGCACGCATGCCAACCTGCTCAAGCAGCTGGCCGAAGGCCTGGCCGCGCTGAAGGCCGGGCTCGAGCAGGCAGGCGCGTGGGAGCGCACGCTCGTCGTCACGTATTCCGAATTCGGCCGGCGCGCGCGGCAAAACCAGAGCGGCGGCACCGACCACGGCACCGCCGCGCCCCACTTCGTGCTAGGCGGGGCGGTGAAGGGCGGCACGGTGATCGGCACCATGCCCGACCTCGACCGGCTCGACGGCAGCCAGAACCTCGTCCACACCGCGGACTTCCGGCAGCTCTATGCGACCATCGCGCGCCGCTGGTGGGGGGTGAACCCCGAGCCGGTGGTGCGCGGCACTTTCGACCTGTTGCCCTTCCTCGAAGTTTGA
- a CDS encoding SIMPL domain-containing protein (The SIMPL domain is named for its presence in mouse protein SIMPL (signalling molecule that associates with mouse pelle-like kinase). Bacterial member BP26, from Brucella, was shown to assemble into a channel-like structure, while YggE from E. coli has been associated with resistance to oxidative stress.) — translation MTRTSVLAMTLAAALATSTAWADQPAPQNVVGLSASSSIQVNNDVLSVTLSTTRDGAEAGVVQSQLKQALDAALAEAKKSAKPGQIELRTGNFSLFPRYSNKGVITGWQGTAELSIEGRDIPGIAQLTGRITTMTIARVGTSLSREQREKVEGEATAEAVARYKAKAAESARLFGFTGYTLREVQVSSNEPPMYAAAPMMRAKAMSDASESLPVELGKGTVTVTVNGTVQLTK, via the coding sequence ATGACCCGCACATCCGTCCTCGCCATGACCCTTGCCGCTGCGCTTGCGACCTCCACGGCATGGGCCGACCAGCCCGCGCCGCAGAACGTGGTGGGCTTGTCGGCGAGCTCGAGCATCCAGGTCAACAACGACGTGCTGAGCGTCACCCTGTCGACGACGCGTGACGGCGCCGAGGCAGGGGTTGTCCAGTCACAGCTCAAGCAGGCGCTGGATGCGGCGCTGGCCGAGGCCAAGAAATCCGCCAAGCCGGGCCAGATCGAGCTGCGCACCGGCAACTTCTCGCTCTTCCCCCGCTATTCCAACAAGGGTGTCATCACCGGATGGCAGGGCACGGCCGAGCTGTCGATCGAGGGCAGGGACATCCCCGGCATCGCGCAGCTCACCGGCCGCATCACCACGATGACCATCGCGCGCGTGGGCACGTCGCTGTCGCGCGAGCAGCGCGAGAAGGTGGAAGGCGAGGCCACGGCCGAAGCCGTGGCGCGCTACAAGGCGAAGGCCGCCGAGTCGGCACGGCTCTTCGGCTTCACCGGCTACACCCTGCGCGAGGTGCAGGTCAGCAGCAACGAGCCGCCGATGTATGCGGCCGCGCCGATGATGCGGGCGAAGGCGATGTCGGATGCGTCCGAGTCGCTGCCCGTCGAGCTGGGCAAGGGCACCGTAACGGTCACTGTCAACGGTACGGTGCAACTGACCAAGTAG
- a CDS encoding 3-hydroxybutyrate dehydrogenase: MLKGKTALVTGSTSGIGLGVALCLARQGANVVLNGFGEYETAKAQVAALGVKAGYHGADMSKPAEIEAMMAYAEKDFGGVDILVNNAGIQHVAPVEDFPVAKWDAIIAINLSSAFHTTRLAIPGMRKKNWGRVINIASAHGLVASAQKSAYVAAKHGIVGFTKSIALETATTGITSNAICPGWVLTPLVQKQIDDRAAREGISVEKAKVELLGEKQPSLQFVTPEQLGELAVFLSSPAADQIRGVAWNVDGGWVAQ; encoded by the coding sequence ATGCTGAAAGGGAAAACTGCTCTCGTCACCGGCTCCACCAGCGGCATCGGCCTCGGTGTGGCGCTGTGCCTCGCGCGCCAGGGCGCCAACGTGGTGCTCAATGGTTTCGGGGAGTACGAGACGGCCAAGGCCCAGGTCGCCGCGCTCGGCGTCAAGGCCGGCTACCACGGGGCCGACATGAGCAAGCCCGCCGAGATCGAGGCCATGATGGCCTACGCGGAGAAAGACTTCGGCGGCGTCGACATCCTCGTCAACAACGCCGGCATCCAGCACGTGGCGCCGGTGGAAGACTTTCCCGTCGCCAAGTGGGACGCCATCATCGCCATCAACCTCAGCTCCGCCTTCCACACCACGCGCCTCGCCATCCCCGGCATGCGCAAGAAGAACTGGGGCCGCGTGATCAACATCGCCTCGGCGCACGGCCTCGTGGCCTCGGCTCAGAAGTCGGCCTACGTGGCGGCCAAGCACGGCATCGTGGGCTTCACCAAGTCGATCGCGCTGGAGACCGCCACGACGGGCATCACGTCGAATGCCATCTGCCCGGGCTGGGTGCTGACGCCACTGGTGCAGAAGCAGATCGACGACCGCGCCGCGCGCGAAGGCATCTCGGTCGAGAAGGCCAAGGTCGAGCTGCTGGGCGAAAAGCAGCCGTCACTGCAGTTCGTGACGCCCGAGCAGCTGGGCGAGCTGGCAGTGTTCCTGAGCTCACCGGCCGCCGACCAGATCCGCGGCGTGGCCTGGAACGTCGACGGCGGCTGGGTCGCCCAGTAA
- a CDS encoding alpha/beta fold hydrolase, whose protein sequence is MHEPRLNHVQCLDTQGLHRMAYWEWGDPANPKVLVCVHGLSRQGRDFDTLAQAMCDEYRVVCPDVVGRGESDRLADPSGYQIPAYAADMVTLLARLNAGTVHWVGTSMGGLIGLVVGALKNSPISRLVLNDVGPVVELDALARIGTYLGAPSRWKSLEEAADALWAISQGFGPHTREQWLALTRPMIKPDGDGFVPHYDLNIAVPFRGLTPEIVKAGEAQIWAMYDSLRCRVLLLRGAESDLLSPATAKSMTERGPRAELREFAGVGHAPMLHAADQVAAVREFLLRP, encoded by the coding sequence ATGCATGAACCACGCCTGAACCATGTGCAATGCCTGGACACCCAGGGCCTGCACCGCATGGCCTACTGGGAGTGGGGCGACCCGGCGAACCCGAAGGTGCTGGTCTGTGTGCACGGTCTTTCGCGGCAAGGGCGTGACTTCGACACGCTCGCCCAGGCGATGTGCGACGAGTACCGTGTCGTCTGTCCGGACGTCGTGGGTCGCGGCGAGTCTGACCGGCTGGCAGATCCGTCCGGATACCAGATCCCCGCCTATGCGGCGGACATGGTCACCCTGCTGGCCCGGCTGAACGCCGGCACCGTGCACTGGGTGGGCACCTCGATGGGCGGTTTGATCGGGCTCGTGGTGGGCGCGCTCAAGAACTCGCCGATCTCTCGCCTGGTGCTCAACGACGTGGGGCCGGTGGTCGAGCTCGACGCTCTCGCACGCATCGGCACCTACCTCGGCGCTCCGTCGCGCTGGAAGAGCCTGGAAGAAGCGGCCGACGCGCTCTGGGCCATCTCGCAGGGCTTCGGGCCGCACACCCGAGAGCAGTGGCTCGCGCTGACGCGGCCGATGATCAAGCCAGATGGCGATGGGTTCGTTCCGCATTACGACCTCAACATCGCGGTGCCTTTCCGCGGCCTCACGCCTGAGATCGTCAAGGCCGGTGAAGCGCAGATCTGGGCGATGTACGACAGCCTGCGCTGCCGCGTGCTGCTGCTGCGCGGGGCAGAGTCCGACCTGCTGTCACCCGCCACGGCCAAGTCGATGACCGAGCGCGGCCCCAGGGCGGAGCTGCGCGAGTTCGCCGGCGTGGGCCACGCGCCGATGCTCCATGCGGCCGACCAGGTCGCGGCGGTGCGGGAGTTCCTTCTCCGCCCATGA
- a CDS encoding bifunctional (p)ppGpp synthetase/guanosine-3',5'-bis(diphosphate) 3'-pyrophosphohydrolase, with amino-acid sequence MKTGPSDGRVPAAAIVQLADVDPDDTREAEVSQLARARAFAEPLLSGQVLDTGEDAFTHAEGVAGILLGIGAAPSMGAAAYLVYAGDYLSKPDEMVSKAFGPSYAGLVTHTRKLVQIQRAAREAKVQDEKRAEQTERVRKMLLAFSRDLRVVLLRLASRLQTLRHYALSKQPCPVLLARESMQVFAPLANRLGIWQIKWELEDLAFRFLEPESYRMVAKLLDEKRVEREQGVEAFRLRLSEELARAGLKAEVQGRPKHLYSIWKKMRGKGLDIDHVFDVRAVRVIVGDVRDCYAVLSRVHEVWRPVAGEFDDYIAKPKPNGYQSLHTVVLDALERPVEVQIRTRAMHEHAEHGVAAHWAYKEAGAKGYAGVSAAGDFDAQVAEARKAVLRQLLAWERDFVEAGEDAELKEGVFDDRIYVFTPQAAVIELPVGATPIDFAYAVHTNLGHRCRGAKIDGVMVPLNTALQSGQTVEVNTIKEGGPSLDWLNPELGYLQSQRSKAKVRAWFNALALQDTIARGREAVEKLLQREGRTAMKLDDLATQLGFRNADALFEVVGKDEFSLRNIENLLRPAEPAPPADDTITLRKPQADAAGKGGVLVVGVESLLTSLARCCRPAPPDAISGYVTRGKGVAIHRSDCINFRQMAARTPERVISVAWGAPRGDKPALYPVDVLVEAADRQGLLRDISEIFAKDKMNVTGVSTQTIKGPLGLTAWMTFTVEVADSARLAQVLATVARIPGVRGARRK; translated from the coding sequence ATGAAGACCGGTCCGTCGGACGGCCGCGTGCCGGCTGCCGCCATCGTCCAGCTCGCCGACGTCGACCCCGACGACACCCGCGAGGCCGAGGTTTCGCAACTCGCCCGGGCCCGTGCGTTCGCCGAGCCGCTGCTCAGTGGGCAGGTGCTCGACACGGGCGAGGACGCGTTCACGCACGCAGAAGGCGTGGCCGGCATCCTGCTAGGCATCGGCGCGGCGCCGTCCATGGGCGCGGCGGCCTACCTCGTCTACGCCGGCGACTACCTGTCCAAGCCGGACGAGATGGTCAGCAAGGCCTTCGGGCCGTCGTATGCCGGCCTTGTGACCCACACGCGCAAGCTGGTGCAGATCCAGCGCGCGGCGCGTGAAGCGAAGGTGCAGGACGAAAAGCGCGCCGAGCAGACGGAGCGTGTCCGCAAGATGCTGCTGGCGTTTTCGCGCGACCTGCGAGTCGTGCTGCTGCGCCTGGCCTCGCGCCTGCAGACGTTGCGGCACTACGCGCTCAGCAAGCAGCCGTGCCCGGTGCTGCTCGCGCGCGAGTCGATGCAGGTGTTTGCGCCGCTCGCCAACCGGCTGGGCATCTGGCAGATCAAGTGGGAGCTGGAAGACCTGGCCTTCCGCTTCCTCGAGCCCGAGTCGTACCGCATGGTGGCCAAGCTGCTCGACGAGAAGCGGGTCGAGCGGGAGCAGGGCGTCGAGGCGTTTCGCCTGCGGCTGAGCGAAGAGCTTGCGCGTGCCGGGCTCAAGGCCGAGGTGCAGGGCCGGCCCAAGCACCTCTACAGCATCTGGAAGAAGATGCGCGGCAAGGGACTGGACATCGACCATGTGTTCGACGTGCGCGCCGTGCGCGTGATCGTGGGCGACGTGCGCGACTGCTACGCCGTGCTGAGCCGCGTGCACGAGGTCTGGCGGCCGGTGGCGGGCGAGTTCGACGACTACATCGCCAAGCCCAAGCCCAACGGCTACCAGTCGCTGCACACCGTGGTGCTGGACGCGCTGGAGCGGCCGGTCGAAGTGCAGATCCGCACGCGTGCCATGCATGAGCATGCGGAGCACGGCGTGGCGGCACATTGGGCCTACAAGGAGGCCGGGGCGAAGGGCTATGCGGGTGTCAGTGCCGCGGGTGACTTCGACGCCCAGGTGGCCGAGGCGCGCAAGGCCGTGCTGCGCCAGCTGCTCGCGTGGGAGCGCGACTTCGTCGAGGCGGGTGAGGATGCCGAGCTCAAGGAAGGTGTCTTCGACGACCGCATCTACGTCTTCACGCCGCAGGCGGCGGTGATCGAGTTGCCCGTCGGTGCGACGCCCATCGACTTCGCCTATGCGGTGCACACCAACCTGGGCCATCGCTGCCGTGGCGCCAAGATCGACGGCGTGATGGTGCCGCTCAACACCGCGCTGCAGAGCGGCCAGACGGTCGAAGTGAACACGATCAAGGAAGGCGGGCCGTCGCTCGACTGGCTCAACCCCGAGCTCGGCTACCTGCAGAGCCAGCGCTCAAAGGCGAAGGTGCGCGCCTGGTTCAACGCGCTGGCGCTGCAAGACACCATCGCGCGGGGGCGAGAAGCAGTGGAGAAGCTGCTGCAGCGCGAAGGCCGCACGGCGATGAAGCTCGATGACCTGGCCACGCAGCTCGGCTTTCGCAATGCCGATGCCTTGTTCGAGGTGGTCGGCAAGGACGAGTTTTCGCTGCGCAACATCGAGAACCTGCTGCGCCCCGCCGAACCGGCGCCGCCAGCGGATGACACCATCACGCTGCGCAAGCCGCAGGCCGATGCGGCGGGCAAGGGTGGGGTGCTGGTGGTGGGCGTGGAAAGCCTGCTCACGAGCCTGGCCCGCTGCTGCCGCCCCGCGCCGCCCGACGCCATCAGCGGCTATGTGACGCGCGGCAAGGGCGTGGCCATCCATCGGAGCGACTGCATCAACTTCCGCCAGATGGCCGCACGCACGCCGGAGCGCGTCATCAGCGTGGCCTGGGGCGCGCCGCGTGGCGACAAGCCGGCGCTGTACCCCGTGGACGTGCTGGTGGAAGCGGCCGACCGGCAGGGCCTGCTGCGCGACATCTCCGAAATCTTTGCCAAGGACAAGATGAACGTGACCGGCGTCAGCACGCAGACGATCAAGGGCCCCCTCGGCCTCACCGCATGGATGACCTTCACCGTGGAGGTGGCCGACTCGGCGCGGCTTGCGCAGGTGCTGGCGACGGTGGCGAGAATTCCCGGTGTGCGTGGCGCCCGTCGCAAATGA
- the phaR gene encoding polyhydroxyalkanoate synthesis repressor PhaR — MASSRRASTTDDGSAESTSQRILKKYPNRRLYDTRTSSYITLADVKKMVLDGEDFVVRDAKTSDDLTRSILLQIILEEETGGVPMFSSQMLAQIIRFYGHAMQGMMGSYLEKNLQTFTDIQKNLAEQSKGLYDANMMNPEVWTQFLNGQAPGVQNLMGNYLEQSKNMFEKMQEQMAKQAETFFPGMPGFGGPKR; from the coding sequence ATGGCCTCATCCCGCCGCGCTTCGACCACCGACGACGGCAGCGCCGAGAGCACCAGCCAGCGCATTCTCAAGAAGTACCCCAACCGCCGCCTGTACGACACCCGGACCAGCAGCTACATCACGCTGGCCGACGTGAAGAAGATGGTGCTCGACGGCGAAGACTTCGTGGTGCGGGACGCCAAGACGAGCGACGACCTCACCCGCAGCATCCTGCTGCAGATCATCCTGGAGGAAGAGACCGGCGGCGTGCCGATGTTCTCGTCACAGATGCTGGCGCAGATCATCCGGTTCTACGGGCACGCCATGCAGGGCATGATGGGTTCCTACCTCGAGAAGAACCTCCAGACCTTCACCGACATCCAGAAGAACCTGGCCGAGCAGTCCAAGGGGCTGTACGACGCCAACATGATGAACCCCGAGGTCTGGACGCAATTCCTCAACGGCCAGGCCCCCGGCGTGCAGAACCTGATGGGCAACTACCTCGAGCAGTCGAAGAACATGTTCGAGAAGATGCAGGAGCAGATGGCCAAGCAGGCCGAGACCTTCTTCCCTGGGATGCCCGGTTTCGGCGGCCCCAAGCGCTGA
- the rimO gene encoding 30S ribosomal protein S12 methylthiotransferase RimO yields MTEDTLATPPGVAPKIGFVSLGCPKALTDSELILTQLRAEGYDTSKTFAGADLVIVNTCGFIDDAVKESLDTIGEALAENGKVIVTGCLGAKAGDGGGNLVQQMHPSVLAVTGPHATNEVMDAVHKHVPKPHDPFVDLVPAQGVKLTPKHYAYLKISEGCNHRCSFCIIPSMRGDLVSRPIGDVLSEAQRLFEAGVKELLVISQDTSAYGVDVKYRTGFWDGKPVKTRMLDLCENLGALAQQHGAWVRLHYVYPYPHVDEVLPLMAEGLILPYLDVPFQHSHPDVLKRMKRPANGEKNLDRLLRWREACPELVVRSTFIAGFPGETEAEFEHLLNFMREAQIDRAGCFAYSPVEGATANELPNAVPVEVREERRARFMAVAEEVSAVKLRRRVGATMQVLVDSAPAMGKKGGVGRSYADAPEIDGTVQLLAPQKLSKTLKVGEFTQARIVDTRGHDLVAQPI; encoded by the coding sequence ATGACAGAAGACACCCTCGCCACGCCGCCAGGCGTGGCCCCCAAGATCGGATTCGTCTCCCTCGGCTGCCCCAAGGCGCTGACCGACTCCGAACTCATCCTCACCCAGCTGCGCGCCGAGGGATACGACACCTCCAAGACCTTCGCGGGGGCCGACCTCGTGATCGTCAATACCTGCGGCTTCATCGACGATGCGGTGAAGGAAAGCCTCGACACCATCGGCGAGGCGCTGGCCGAGAACGGCAAGGTGATCGTGACCGGCTGCCTCGGTGCGAAGGCGGGCGACGGCGGCGGCAACCTGGTCCAGCAGATGCACCCGAGCGTACTGGCCGTGACCGGGCCGCATGCGACGAACGAGGTGATGGACGCCGTGCACAAGCACGTGCCCAAGCCCCACGACCCCTTCGTCGACCTGGTGCCGGCGCAGGGCGTGAAGCTCACGCCCAAGCACTACGCGTACCTGAAGATCAGCGAGGGCTGCAACCACCGCTGCAGCTTCTGCATCATCCCGAGCATGCGCGGCGACCTGGTGTCGCGGCCCATCGGCGACGTGCTTTCGGAGGCGCAGCGCCTCTTCGAAGCCGGCGTGAAGGAACTGCTCGTCATCAGCCAGGACACGAGCGCCTACGGCGTCGACGTGAAGTACCGCACCGGCTTCTGGGATGGCAAGCCGGTCAAGACCCGCATGCTCGACCTGTGCGAGAACCTCGGTGCGCTGGCGCAGCAACATGGCGCGTGGGTGCGGCTGCACTACGTCTACCCGTACCCGCACGTCGACGAGGTGCTGCCACTGATGGCCGAGGGCCTGATCCTGCCGTACCTCGACGTGCCGTTCCAGCACTCCCACCCCGACGTGCTCAAGCGCATGAAACGCCCGGCCAACGGCGAGAAAAACCTCGACCGGCTGCTGCGCTGGCGCGAAGCCTGCCCCGAGCTCGTGGTGCGCAGCACCTTCATCGCCGGCTTCCCCGGCGAGACCGAGGCCGAGTTCGAGCACCTGCTCAACTTCATGCGCGAGGCGCAGATCGACCGCGCCGGCTGTTTCGCCTATTCCCCGGTCGAAGGCGCAACAGCCAACGAGCTGCCGAACGCGGTGCCCGTCGAAGTGCGCGAGGAGCGCCGCGCACGCTTCATGGCCGTGGCCGAGGAAGTCTCGGCTGTCAAGCTGCGTCGCCGCGTCGGTGCGACGATGCAGGTGCTCGTGGATTCCGCACCGGCCATGGGCAAGAAGGGGGGTGTGGGCCGCAGCTATGCCGACGCGCCCGAGATCGACGGCACCGTGCAGTTGCTCGCGCCGCAGAAGCTGTCGAAGACGCTGAAGGTGGGCGAGTTCACGCAGGCCCGAATCGTCGACACGCGCGGCCACGACCTGGTTGCGCAACCGATCTGA
- a CDS encoding PLP-dependent transferase, with protein sequence MSQDKRTQLIHHAYVPPEGFGGVAPGVHKASTVLFPNVAALQARNWRSKSGYTYGLHGTPTTFTLEERIATLEGGLQTLLVPSGLAAITLVDMALLRQGDEVLIPDNAYGPNKELARNELAGWGITHRFYDPMDARGLAALIGPHTKLLWLEAAGSVTMEFPDLPALVKVAREHGLTVALDNTWGAGIAFDPFELTHEGEPLGVDVSVQALTKYPSGGGDVLMGSATTRDEALHLKLKFCHMRMGWGVGGNDVELVLRSLPSLALRYEAQDAAARTLAAWWSQRREVVQVLHPALPGSPGHECWKRLCTRAAGLFSVVFNERYSPEQVFAFIDALRVFKIGYSWAGPVSLAVPYNLKIMRDVPAYSGTLVRFSIGLEAAADLIHDCQQALQALGP encoded by the coding sequence ATGAGCCAGGACAAGCGCACCCAGCTGATCCACCACGCTTATGTGCCGCCGGAGGGCTTCGGCGGCGTCGCACCGGGCGTCCACAAGGCCTCGACGGTCCTCTTTCCGAATGTCGCGGCCCTGCAGGCGCGCAACTGGCGCTCCAAGTCCGGCTACACCTACGGCCTGCACGGCACGCCGACCACCTTCACGCTGGAAGAGCGCATTGCCACGCTGGAGGGCGGTCTGCAGACGCTGCTGGTGCCCAGCGGGCTCGCCGCGATCACCTTGGTGGACATGGCGCTCCTGAGGCAGGGCGACGAGGTGCTGATCCCTGACAACGCCTACGGTCCCAACAAGGAGCTGGCCCGCAACGAGTTGGCGGGCTGGGGCATCACGCACCGCTTCTACGATCCGATGGACGCGCGCGGCTTGGCTGCGCTGATCGGCCCGCACACAAAGCTGCTCTGGCTCGAAGCGGCAGGCTCGGTGACGATGGAGTTTCCGGATCTGCCAGCGCTGGTGAAGGTGGCACGCGAGCATGGCCTCACCGTGGCGCTCGACAACACCTGGGGCGCTGGCATTGCGTTCGACCCGTTCGAATTGACCCACGAAGGCGAGCCGCTGGGTGTCGACGTTTCCGTGCAGGCGCTGACGAAGTACCCCTCGGGTGGCGGCGACGTGCTGATGGGGTCGGCCACCACCCGTGACGAAGCCTTGCACTTGAAGCTCAAGTTCTGCCACATGCGCATGGGGTGGGGCGTGGGTGGCAACGATGTCGAACTCGTGCTGCGCTCGCTGCCGTCGCTCGCCCTGCGCTACGAGGCCCAGGATGCGGCCGCGCGCACGCTGGCTGCCTGGTGGTCACAGCGGCGGGAGGTGGTGCAGGTGCTGCATCCGGCCTTGCCCGGCTCGCCCGGGCATGAATGCTGGAAACGCCTGTGCACGCGCGCTGCGGGGCTGTTCTCGGTGGTGTTCAACGAGCGCTACAGCCCCGAGCAGGTGTTTGCCTTCATCGACGCGTTGCGCGTCTTCAAGATTGGCTATTCGTGGGCCGGCCCGGTGAGCCTGGCAGTGCCGTACAACCTGAAGATCATGCGCGACGTGCCGGCCTACAGCGGGACGCTGGTGCGCTTCTCGATCGGCCTGGAGGCCGCTGCAGACCTCATCCACGACTGCCAGCAGGCGCTGCAGGCCCTCGGGCCCTGA
- the smpB gene encoding SsrA-binding protein SmpB, translating into MSIAENRRARFDYHLEEKYEAGMVLQGWEIKAIRAGQVQLTDGYVMIRDGELYLIGCRINALRSASTHVHPEADRTKKLLMHKAEIKRLIGKVEQKGFTLVPLDLHYKGGRVKAEIALAKGKAEHDKRNTEKKRDWDREKGRLMRHKVSSGPKE; encoded by the coding sequence ATGTCCATTGCCGAAAACCGCCGCGCCCGTTTCGACTACCACCTCGAAGAGAAGTACGAGGCGGGCATGGTCCTGCAGGGCTGGGAGATCAAGGCCATCCGCGCCGGCCAGGTGCAGCTGACCGACGGCTACGTGATGATCCGTGATGGCGAGCTGTACCTGATCGGCTGCCGCATCAACGCCCTGCGCAGCGCGTCGACCCATGTGCACCCTGAGGCCGACCGGACGAAGAAACTCCTGATGCACAAGGCCGAGATCAAGCGCCTGATCGGCAAGGTGGAACAGAAAGGCTTCACCCTCGTACCGCTCGACCTGCACTACAAGGGCGGGCGCGTGAAAGCGGAGATTGCGCTTGCCAAGGGCAAGGCCGAGCACGACAAGCGCAACACCGAGAAGAAGCGTGATTGGGACCGGGAGAAAGGCCGCTTGATGCGGCACAAGGTCTCGTCAGGCCCGAAGGAATGA
- a CDS encoding type II toxin-antitoxin system RatA family toxin — protein MKQVRKSVLLTYSAPEMYALVVDIPSYPKFLPWCEKAEVLSRDDAGMTARLHLAYGGLRHAFTTRNTHVVDSSVTVSLVDGPFSVLDGSWRFVPLTLPGAQPASACKIEFELRYAFSNRPLEMVLSPVFDKVANTFVDAFVKRAAQVYGER, from the coding sequence ATGAAGCAGGTTCGGAAGTCCGTTCTCCTCACGTATTCAGCCCCCGAGATGTATGCGCTGGTCGTGGACATCCCGTCGTACCCGAAGTTCTTGCCGTGGTGCGAGAAGGCTGAGGTGCTGTCGCGTGACGACGCGGGAATGACAGCGAGGCTGCACCTCGCCTATGGGGGCCTGCGCCATGCCTTCACCACGCGCAACACGCACGTGGTCGACAGCAGCGTCACGGTGTCGCTGGTCGACGGGCCGTTCTCGGTGCTCGACGGCTCCTGGCGCTTCGTGCCCCTTACGCTGCCCGGCGCGCAGCCCGCATCGGCCTGCAAGATCGAGTTTGAGTTGCGCTATGCGTTTTCGAACCGGCCGCTCGAGATGGTGCTGAGCCCGGTGTTCGACAAGGTCGCCAACACCTTCGTCGACGCGTTCGTGAAGCGCGCGGCACAGGTCTATGGCGAACGCTGA